The Streptomyces sp. NBC_00335 DNA window CACCGCCCTGGTGGAGAACCTGCTGCTCTCCGTGGACCCGTACCACCGCGGCCTGATGGACGGTGACGAGGGCGGCTTCGCACTCGGCGCCCCGCTGGAAGGCCGCTCGGTGGGCCGGGTCATCGCCTCGCGCGACCCCGGCCTCGCCGAGGGCGACCTGGTCTTCCACCGCGAGGGCTGGCGCACCCACGCCCTCGTCACCCTGGGCGCCGGCGGCACCCGCAAGCTGCGCGGCCACGAGGGCGTCCCGCTGGAGGCGTACCTCTCCGTCCTCGGCGGCACCGGCCTGACCGCGTACGCCGCCCTGACCCGCACCGCGAGCCTGCGCGAGGGCGAGGACCTCTTCGTCTCGGCCGCGGCGGGCGGGGTCGGAACGGCCACCGGCCGCATCGCCCGGCTGCTCGGCGCCCGCCGGATCGTCGGCAGCGCCGGGTCGGCGGCGAAGGTCCGCCACCTCACCGGGGTCCTCGGCTTCGACGCGGCCTTCGACTACCACGACGGGCCGGTCGGCGAGCAGCTGGCGCAGGCCGCACCGGACGGCATCGACGTCTACGTGGACAACGTCGGCGGTGACCACCTGGAGGGGGCGATCGGCGCGCTGCGCGAGTACGGGCGGATCGCCTGGGTCGGCGGGATCTCGATGTACAACGGCGACCGCTCCCCCGCAGCGCCCCGCAACCTCTTCGAGGTCGTACACAAGTCGCTGCGCCTGGAAGGGGTATTGGTTCGAAATCACACCAATCTGCAGGACGAGCTGGAGGACTTTCTCGTCCCCCACCTGCGCAGCGGCCGGATCGGTACCGACACCACCGTTGTACAGGGGTTTGATCACACGGTGGAGGCCTTCCGGGGCATGCTCCGAGGGGAGAATCTGGGCAAGATGCTCGTACGGGTCGACGGCTGAATCCAGCCAACCGGATGTTCACCGAGTTCTTACCGCACGGATGTAGACCTTTGGCGCTGCTGCCGCCACTCTTGCCGTCAATGTGCCAGCGGGGCACTTGAGTTGGAGGCGAGCAGCCAGTGACACCTATCAGCCGCAGAGGATTCGTGGGGATCGGCGCCGGGCTGATGGCAGGGGCGACCCTGCCCGCGATCGCGCCGACCTCGGCGGCCGCGGCCACCGCGTCGGGCACGATCACCGACGTGAAGCACGTGGTGATCCTGATGCAGGAGAACCGCAGCTTCGACCACTACTTCGGCAGGCTGAAGGGTGTCCGCGGTTTCGGTGACCGCGCGGCCGGCAACATCCCGGGCGGCTGGGGCATGTTCAACCAGCCGAACTGGGGCGGCCGCCAGTACCCGTGGAAGCTCAGCTCCACCCCGCCGGCGGGCGGGGTCGACGGCGAGACCCTCGCCCAGTGCAACGGCGACCTCCCGCACAGCTGGACCTCGCAGCACGCGGCCTGGAACAAGGGCCGCATGGACAACTTCGTCACCGGCGTCGGCAACACCCGCACCCTGGGGTACCTCGACCGCGGCGACATACCGTTCCACTACGGCCTCGCCGACAACTACACCATCTGCGACGCCTACTTCTGCTCCACCCTGAGCGCGACCGGCCCCAACCGCACCTTCCTGTGGAGCGGCAAGATCGACGCCTCCAGCAAGGACGGCGGCGACGAGTCCGGGCTGACCTGGGAGACGTACGCGGAGGCCCTGCAGCGCGCCGGGATGAGCTGGAAGGTGTACCAGAACGCCCAGGACAACTACGGGGACAACGGGCTCGCCTACTTCAAGAAGTTCACGGACGCCGCCCCCGGCAACCCGCTGTGGGACCGCGGCATGGGCTCCGTCCCCAAGGTCACCGGCTCCACCCCCGACGACATCGCCGCCGCCATCCGCGCGGACGTCGTCGCCGGCACCCTCCCCCAGGTCTCCTGGGTCGTGGCGAACGAGGCCTTCTCCGAGCACCCGTACGCCCCGCCCGGCGACGGCGCGCACTTCGTGGACCTGGTCTACCGCGCGCTCTCGGCGAACCCGGAGGTCTTCGACTCCACCGTCCTCTTCCTCAACTACGACGAGAACGACGGCTTCTTCGACCACGTCCCGCCGCCGGTCGCCCCGCCCGGCACCGCCGGCGAGTACCTCGACGGCGTCCCGATCGGTCTCGGCTTCCGCGTCCCGATGATCGTGATGTCCCCGTGGACCCGCGGCGGCTGGGTGAGCTCCGAGGTCTTCGACCACACCTCCGTGCTGCGCTTCATGGAGAAGTGGACGGCCGCGCTGGGCACCCCCGCGAACTGTCCGAACATCAGCGCGTGGCGCCGCAAGGTCACCGGCGACCTGACGGGCGTCTTCGACTTCGCGCACCCGGTCTACGGGGTTCCCGCGGGTCTGCCCTCCACGGCCAAGGTCATCGGCCAGTCGACCTGCGGCCCGCTCCCCAACCCGGTTCCGCAGGACAACGCGCAGCCGGCCCAGGAGGCGGGGACGCGGCCCGCCCGGGCCCTTCCATACCAGGTCAACGGGAACCTGGACCGCTTCGAGTTCGGGTCGGGCGGCAAGATCCTGGCCTGGTTCTCGATGACGAACGCGGGCGCCGAG harbors:
- a CDS encoding NADP-dependent oxidoreductase; its protein translation is MTTNTAHAVHQIARPAGFPAAGDFAYVQSPVPRPGPGTALVENLLLSVDPYHRGLMDGDEGGFALGAPLEGRSVGRVIASRDPGLAEGDLVFHREGWRTHALVTLGAGGTRKLRGHEGVPLEAYLSVLGGTGLTAYAALTRTASLREGEDLFVSAAAGGVGTATGRIARLLGARRIVGSAGSAAKVRHLTGVLGFDAAFDYHDGPVGEQLAQAAPDGIDVYVDNVGGDHLEGAIGALREYGRIAWVGGISMYNGDRSPAAPRNLFEVVHKSLRLEGVLVRNHTNLQDELEDFLVPHLRSGRIGTDTTVVQGFDHTVEAFRGMLRGENLGKMLVRVDG
- a CDS encoding phosphocholine-specific phospholipase C → MTPISRRGFVGIGAGLMAGATLPAIAPTSAAAATASGTITDVKHVVILMQENRSFDHYFGRLKGVRGFGDRAAGNIPGGWGMFNQPNWGGRQYPWKLSSTPPAGGVDGETLAQCNGDLPHSWTSQHAAWNKGRMDNFVTGVGNTRTLGYLDRGDIPFHYGLADNYTICDAYFCSTLSATGPNRTFLWSGKIDASSKDGGDESGLTWETYAEALQRAGMSWKVYQNAQDNYGDNGLAYFKKFTDAAPGNPLWDRGMGSVPKVTGSTPDDIAAAIRADVVAGTLPQVSWVVANEAFSEHPYAPPGDGAHFVDLVYRALSANPEVFDSTVLFLNYDENDGFFDHVPPPVAPPGTAGEYLDGVPIGLGFRVPMIVMSPWTRGGWVSSEVFDHTSVLRFMEKWTAALGTPANCPNISAWRRKVTGDLTGVFDFAHPVYGVPAGLPSTAKVIGQSTCGPLPNPVPQDNAQPAQEAGTRPARALPYQVNGNLDRFEFGSGGKILAWFSMTNAGAEAKQAAHFSIHPHQHRDTAAWQYTVDVGATSTDYFNIGTGSGSGKYDISMYGPNRFLRRFIGDASKAGKSIEVASRFAVEPGTGKTALYLKMTNASASPVTFTIRANAYRTDGPWTYTVPANSSREDYFNAVAYNNGWYDLTVLADSDGTWSRRYTGHIETGAPSISGS